The Peribacillus sp. FSL E2-0218 genome contains a region encoding:
- a CDS encoding ABC transporter permease: MEMKVETGKNIQVQDVSPSGMKIIWQEIKRDKLAMGSLIILAAILIFVYGAALFMDAKEIAKVDFLSIYLEPSSDYWLGTDYGGRDVFGQLIVGTRNSFTISLFITLFTAIIGLSFGLLAGYFGGATDNVIMRVIDFVIALPQLMFIIVVVTIVPVFNVYVFILIMTMFLWTGKARLIRSKALSERELDYIHASQTLGTPHWKIILFQLLPNVSSLIIVNFILNLAGNIGLESSLTFLGFGLPESTPSLGTLISYARNPDVLENKWWIWVPASIMILVLMLSINFVGQALKRAADARQRRG, encoded by the coding sequence ATGGAAATGAAAGTGGAGACAGGAAAGAACATACAAGTGCAGGATGTGAGCCCCTCAGGCATGAAAATCATCTGGCAGGAGATTAAAAGGGATAAGCTTGCGATGGGCTCATTGATTATATTGGCAGCTATATTGATTTTTGTTTACGGCGCGGCTTTATTCATGGATGCGAAAGAAATCGCCAAGGTCGATTTCCTCTCCATTTATTTGGAGCCATCTTCCGATTATTGGCTCGGAACCGATTATGGCGGACGTGATGTATTCGGACAGCTTATCGTAGGTACGAGAAATTCATTTACGATCAGCTTGTTCATTACTTTATTCACGGCGATCATCGGGTTGTCATTTGGATTGCTTGCGGGTTACTTCGGCGGAGCCACCGATAATGTGATCATGCGTGTCATCGATTTCGTGATTGCCCTGCCGCAGCTGATGTTCATCATTGTGGTGGTGACGATCGTTCCGGTATTCAATGTGTATGTTTTCATCTTGATCATGACGATGTTTTTATGGACAGGAAAGGCGAGGCTGATCCGCTCCAAGGCATTGTCAGAGCGTGAGCTGGACTATATCCATGCCTCACAGACACTGGGAACGCCGCATTGGAAGATCATCCTTTTTCAGCTTCTGCCCAATGTAAGCTCACTGATCATCGTCAATTTCATTTTGAACCTGGCAGGCAACATTGGCCTGGAATCCAGTTTGACTTTCTTGGGGTTCGGCCTTCCGGAGAGCACCCCGAGTCTTGGAACGCTCATCAGTTACGCGCGAAATCCAGATGTTCTGGAAAATAAGTGGTGGATTTGGGTACCCGCATCAATCATGATATTAGTGCTGATGCTGAGTATAAATTTTGTTGGCCAAGCGTTAAAACGCGCCGCCGATGCAAGGCAAAGAAGAGGATAA
- the opp4A gene encoding oligopeptide ABC transporter substrate-binding protein, with protein MKIKGYVKVLSALAISSLLLAACSDDTEKSSTQEKKGKAVQQVDASKFPTKTTNQGEPIKGGHLTYGLVSNTPFEGILNKVFYQGEPDHQIITFLDDEDLLDTDENYVFTNDGAASYEISDDHKTVTLTIKDNVNWQDGKPVTGADLEYAYLVIGSKDYKGVRYDEQMALIEGMEEYHAGKADSISGIKVDGKKITFTFKKGNPSVTTGLWTYPLHKEYLKDVPIADLESSDKIRKNPIGFGPFKVKKIVQGEAVEFEANKDYYRGAPKLDSVTLKVVNPSVVVKSLENGDIDVAEVLAEQYEQAKELDNVELLGKVELAYSYIGFNFGQYDKEKEENVMDENPKFKDKRLRQAMAYAINNKEVGEKMFKGLRFPANSVITPNFKYNNKDLKAYEYNPEKAKKLLDEAGFVDTNNDGIREDADGKEFKINFASMSGSDVSEPLARYYIQQWEQVGIDVELLDGRLHEFNSFYDLLKKDNDDVDMYQAAWGVASDPDPSGLWSRSAEFNYTRWVNDKNDELLAKGISEEAFDDQYRIDTYNEWQKLIHDEVPVIPTLFRYQLTGVNDRVTGYDFLAGRQYQWHNVGVTK; from the coding sequence ATGAAGATCAAAGGCTATGTTAAAGTACTTAGTGCATTGGCAATTTCATCTCTACTGCTTGCTGCTTGTTCGGATGATACCGAGAAATCGTCAACGCAAGAGAAAAAGGGGAAAGCGGTCCAACAGGTCGATGCTTCTAAATTCCCGACAAAGACGACTAATCAGGGAGAGCCGATCAAAGGCGGACACCTGACATACGGATTGGTATCTAATACACCGTTCGAAGGAATCCTGAATAAAGTTTTCTATCAAGGTGAACCAGATCACCAAATAATCACATTTTTGGATGATGAAGATTTATTGGATACAGATGAAAACTATGTATTCACGAATGATGGCGCCGCTTCCTATGAAATTTCTGACGATCATAAAACGGTTACGCTGACGATTAAAGATAATGTTAATTGGCAGGATGGCAAGCCTGTTACAGGTGCCGATTTGGAATATGCCTATCTTGTAATCGGAAGCAAGGATTATAAAGGTGTGCGCTATGATGAACAAATGGCATTAATTGAAGGTATGGAAGAATATCATGCCGGAAAAGCGGATAGCATTTCAGGCATTAAAGTAGACGGCAAGAAAATCACCTTCACATTCAAGAAAGGAAATCCATCCGTAACGACAGGCTTATGGACATATCCGCTTCACAAAGAATACTTAAAAGATGTGCCGATTGCCGATTTGGAATCTTCGGATAAAATCCGGAAAAACCCAATCGGGTTCGGGCCATTCAAAGTGAAGAAAATCGTCCAAGGCGAAGCCGTGGAATTCGAAGCGAACAAGGATTATTATCGCGGGGCACCTAAATTGGACAGCGTCACTTTGAAAGTCGTGAATCCTTCCGTTGTCGTTAAATCACTTGAAAATGGTGATATCGATGTGGCGGAGGTCCTGGCTGAGCAATATGAACAAGCCAAGGAACTCGATAATGTCGAATTATTGGGGAAAGTTGAATTGGCTTATTCTTATATCGGCTTCAATTTCGGTCAATATGATAAGGAAAAAGAAGAAAATGTCATGGATGAGAATCCAAAATTCAAAGACAAGCGCCTCCGTCAGGCGATGGCCTATGCAATCAATAACAAAGAAGTGGGCGAAAAGATGTTCAAGGGGCTCCGTTTCCCTGCCAACTCGGTCATTACACCTAACTTTAAATATAACAATAAAGATTTAAAAGCCTATGAATACAATCCAGAAAAAGCAAAAAAACTTTTGGATGAAGCAGGATTCGTGGATACAAATAATGATGGCATTCGTGAAGATGCAGATGGGAAAGAATTCAAAATTAACTTTGCATCAATGAGCGGATCCGATGTTTCCGAGCCATTAGCAAGATATTATATTCAACAATGGGAGCAAGTGGGCATAGACGTTGAATTGCTCGATGGAAGGCTTCATGAGTTCAATTCCTTCTATGATCTGTTGAAAAAAGATAATGACGATGTTGATATGTATCAAGCTGCATGGGGCGTCGCTTCCGATCCTGATCCATCCGGTCTTTGGTCAAGATCTGCAGAATTCAACTATACTCGCTGGGTGAATGATAAAAATGACGAGCTTCTGGCGAAAGGAATTTCAGAGGAAGCCTTCGATGATCAATATCGGATCGATACGTACAATGAGTGGCAAAAACTGATTCATGATGAGGTTCCAGTCATTCCGACATTATTCCGTTACCAATTGACGGGAGTGAATGATCGTGTTACTGGTTACGACTTCCTAGCAGGACGCCAATATCAATGGCATAATGTAGGTGTTACTAAATAA
- a CDS encoding M42 family metallopeptidase, with protein MINEKEIVSYIKELVTIPSPSGYTEEAIKYAAEFMGNRKVPYEITNKGALLASIKGEDDGKHRLLTAHVDTLGAMVKEIKPNGRLKLTMIGGFRWNSVEGEYCKIHTADGKIITGTILINQTSVHVYKNAGDAKRDEETMEVRIDAVVKTKAETEAIGISVGDFVSFEPRVEVTDGGFLKSRHLDDKASVGILLHIIDLISAGKIKLAYTTHFLISNNEEIGYGGNSNIPGQTVEYLAVDMGAIGDGQATDEFSVSICAKDSSGPYHYRLRQHLVALAQAHAIDYRVDIYPYYGSDASAAIRAGHDVVHGLIGPGIDASHAFERTHLSSLKHTANLILHYIESEMM; from the coding sequence ATGATCAACGAAAAGGAAATCGTTTCTTACATAAAAGAGTTAGTGACGATACCAAGTCCGTCGGGATATACGGAGGAGGCGATAAAGTACGCGGCCGAATTCATGGGGAACAGGAAGGTTCCATACGAGATCACCAATAAAGGGGCATTGCTTGCTTCAATAAAGGGGGAAGATGATGGCAAACATCGCTTGCTGACGGCTCATGTCGATACGCTGGGAGCGATGGTGAAGGAGATCAAGCCGAATGGCCGCCTTAAGTTGACGATGATAGGCGGTTTCCGCTGGAATTCAGTGGAGGGGGAATATTGTAAAATCCATACCGCTGATGGGAAAATCATCACCGGGACCATATTGATCAATCAAACCTCTGTGCATGTTTATAAAAATGCCGGGGACGCCAAGCGTGATGAAGAGACAATGGAAGTCCGGATAGATGCTGTCGTGAAAACGAAAGCGGAAACCGAGGCGATAGGCATTTCCGTTGGCGACTTTGTCTCCTTCGAGCCAAGAGTGGAAGTCACGGATGGAGGATTTTTGAAATCAAGGCATTTGGATGATAAAGCAAGCGTCGGAATCCTACTTCATATCATTGATCTCATTTCTGCAGGGAAGATAAAATTGGCCTATACGACCCATTTCCTGATTTCCAACAACGAAGAAATCGGCTATGGCGGCAATTCCAATATCCCCGGGCAGACAGTCGAATATCTGGCGGTCGATATGGGAGCGATCGGTGATGGACAAGCGACGGATGAATTCAGCGTTTCGATTTGCGCGAAAGATTCCTCGGGTCCGTATCATTATCGATTGCGTCAGCATCTTGTCGCCTTGGCCCAAGCCCATGCGATTGACTACCGTGTCGATATATACCCCTATTACGGTTCGGATGCTTCCGCCGCCATCCGCGCAGGCCATGATGTCGTCCACGGTTTGATCGGGCCGGGAATCGATGCATCCCATGCCTTTGAACGGACTCACCTTTCATCATTAAAACATACGGCCAATCTGATCCTGCATTATATCGAATCAGAGATGATGTAA
- a CDS encoding pyridoxamine 5'-phosphate oxidase family protein, giving the protein MSQNQLKEKVLNILSDSKTGVLSSVENNKPHSRYMTFFNDDLTLYTPSSAKTEKIDEIEKNPNVHILIGYENEGLGDSYLEISGTSKVNDSQDLKDKLWHESFEHWFEGPKDPNYIILQIKPDSIRLMNNNGEPPQELSL; this is encoded by the coding sequence ATGAGCCAAAACCAATTAAAAGAAAAAGTATTGAATATCCTCAGTGATTCTAAGACTGGAGTTTTATCATCTGTAGAAAATAACAAACCACATTCACGCTACATGACATTTTTTAACGACGATTTGACTTTATACACACCATCAAGTGCCAAGACGGAAAAAATTGATGAAATCGAAAAAAACCCTAATGTCCATATCCTGATCGGCTATGAAAATGAAGGATTAGGTGATTCTTATTTAGAAATATCCGGAACCTCGAAAGTGAACGATTCACAGGACCTGAAGGATAAATTATGGCATGAGTCGTTTGAACATTGGTTCGAAGGTCCCAAAGACCCTAACTATATCATTCTGCAAATCAAGCCTGACAGCATCCGATTGATGAATAACAATGGTGAGCCTCCACAAGAATTATCATTATAG
- a CDS encoding cyanophycinase: MNCGELLIIGGAEDKCLEGEVLNKFVELALRRSDGGIGILPTASEIPEEMSKQYIKIFRALGVDRVEVIKLDSREEADDPLMCEQLESLSALFITGGNQSRLSERIGQSKFHQALSKAWHQGMVIAGTSAGASIIGKHMIVAADTMLNDDKLKVEIGIGFGFLDGLLIDQHFSQRGRFDRLLSAIAVNKELLGIGIDENTAILVKDGLFEVYGQHEVLVLDGSKSDYIHVTTSDNGSEELTLSGFCLHALTRGYRFDLVTRKLLMKKGIQP, from the coding sequence ATGAATTGTGGTGAATTGCTTATCATTGGCGGTGCCGAGGATAAGTGCCTTGAAGGTGAAGTGTTAAATAAATTTGTCGAGCTTGCTCTCCGTCGTTCCGATGGCGGGATTGGAATCCTGCCTACAGCGAGTGAAATTCCTGAAGAGATGAGCAAACAGTATATCAAGATTTTTAGAGCTTTAGGAGTTGACAGGGTTGAAGTGATCAAGCTGGATTCGCGGGAAGAGGCAGATGATCCCCTCATGTGCGAACAGCTGGAATCCCTTTCTGCGCTTTTCATAACGGGAGGCAACCAAAGCCGGCTATCCGAACGGATCGGTCAATCCAAATTCCACCAAGCACTATCCAAAGCATGGCATCAAGGCATGGTGATAGCAGGGACAAGTGCCGGTGCTTCCATTATTGGCAAGCATATGATCGTGGCCGCCGACACGATGCTGAATGATGATAAGTTAAAGGTCGAGATTGGAATAGGTTTCGGGTTCCTGGATGGTTTGCTAATCGATCAGCATTTTTCCCAGCGCGGCCGGTTCGACCGTCTGTTAAGTGCAATAGCGGTAAACAAGGAATTGCTGGGCATTGGCATCGATGAAAATACAGCCATTTTAGTTAAAGACGGCCTTTTTGAAGTCTATGGGCAACATGAAGTACTGGTGCTTGATGGCAGCAAAAGTGATTATATTCACGTCACGACCTCCGATAATGGAAGTGAAGAGCTGACTCTCTCGGGATTCTGCCTTCATGCTCTTACAAGGGGCTATCGTTTTGACCTGGTGACCAGAAAATTGTTAATGAAAAAGGGGATCCAACCATGA
- the cphA gene encoding cyanophycin synthetase, with product MIIKRVRYLKGPNYFAYTPTICIDLDLEELEEKPSDTIPGFNENLLKTLPNLGNHTCSKGYRGGFAERLRQGTWMGHVLEHMAIELQNLAGIDVIRGKTIMMEKKGHYQVTFDYQEPESGLQAFLAAKEIVEAILNDEKEINVQFHVKQIEDLYYKNKLGPSTEAIFKAAYEKNIPVERIGDDSLLRLGTGSRQKYVQATISSQTSNIAVENACDKSLTKSILKGCGLPVPEGEIAHSIEEIFETADRIGFPLVIKPYNGRQGQGVITHIKNKDELFNVINCLEAYVKKYIVERHIEGHDYRMLIVNGELIATSLRLPPYVIGNGNETIRRLIEKENRNPLRGDGHEKPMSKIPLTHTVTCYLEKTNRTLNSIPKQGELVQVAGNANLSTGGKAIDVTEQVHPTIKKMAIAAAKAIGLDIAGIDFICEDISMPLNDSRTAIIEVNAAPGIRMHHYPSEGEKREVGKAIIDYLFPSREDAAIPVIAVTGTNGKTTTTRMIHYFLSNDDTKVGMTNSDGVYIGEDILDQGDCSGPISARMVLSHPEVNAAVLETARGGILREGLAFRQCDVGVITNVSEDHLGCDGMDTMEDLVKLKRLIAEVVLDTGYCILNADDPKVAAMGAYTDGEVIYTSTDANQLLVKEAIKMGQKVWFVNEQGMILHSSAGVTQPFMDCTMIPITISGMARHNIANLLQALAAAHTQGVSMEELRKKAVTFMPDTNLSKGRFNLKKLNERTIIIDYAHNEAGLKAIFETVGAYNRNRLITVLAGPGDRVDEELIRLAKVAAVHSDLFIIKEDDDLRGRKPREVAGLLQEAAEEAGLHKNRARIVLNELDAFMNAWEASRPGDLLLFFYTDFEYVEQFFQKVSSDSLSKK from the coding sequence ATGATAATCAAGAGAGTCCGTTACTTAAAAGGACCCAATTATTTTGCATATACTCCGACGATCTGCATCGATTTGGATTTGGAGGAACTGGAAGAGAAACCTTCCGATACCATTCCAGGATTCAATGAAAACCTGTTGAAAACGCTCCCGAACCTAGGGAATCATACATGCTCCAAAGGGTATCGGGGAGGTTTTGCCGAGAGGCTGCGCCAAGGTACTTGGATGGGGCATGTTTTGGAGCATATGGCGATCGAGCTACAAAACCTGGCAGGAATCGATGTCATTCGCGGAAAAACGATCATGATGGAAAAAAAGGGACATTACCAGGTTACCTTTGACTATCAAGAGCCGGAATCCGGTCTCCAAGCCTTCTTGGCAGCAAAGGAAATCGTCGAAGCCATCCTTAATGATGAGAAAGAGATAAATGTCCAATTCCATGTAAAACAAATAGAAGATTTATATTATAAAAATAAATTGGGACCAAGTACAGAAGCGATTTTTAAGGCTGCATATGAAAAAAACATCCCTGTCGAACGTATTGGCGATGATAGTTTGCTGCGTTTAGGAACAGGTTCAAGGCAGAAGTATGTCCAGGCGACCATTTCAAGCCAAACCTCGAATATCGCCGTCGAAAATGCCTGTGATAAATCTTTAACAAAATCGATCTTAAAAGGGTGCGGCCTTCCGGTTCCTGAAGGGGAAATAGCCCATTCAATCGAAGAGATATTCGAAACGGCGGACAGAATCGGTTTTCCGCTCGTTATAAAACCGTATAACGGCAGGCAGGGACAGGGTGTCATCACCCATATCAAGAATAAGGATGAACTTTTCAATGTCATCAATTGCCTGGAAGCGTACGTGAAGAAATATATCGTCGAACGGCATATTGAAGGACATGATTACCGTATGCTAATCGTGAATGGGGAGCTTATAGCGACCAGTTTGAGGCTTCCTCCCTATGTGATTGGAAACGGAAATGAAACGATACGCAGATTGATAGAAAAGGAAAACCGCAATCCTTTGCGGGGCGATGGCCATGAAAAACCAATGTCTAAAATCCCGCTGACACATACCGTGACATGCTACTTGGAAAAAACGAATCGGACACTCAACTCGATCCCGAAGCAAGGGGAGCTGGTCCAAGTTGCCGGCAACGCAAATCTCTCGACTGGCGGCAAGGCTATCGATGTAACGGAGCAGGTCCATCCAACCATTAAGAAAATGGCGATTGCAGCTGCAAAAGCGATTGGATTGGATATTGCCGGAATTGATTTTATTTGTGAGGATATTTCAATGCCGCTCAATGATTCACGGACGGCAATCATTGAAGTCAACGCTGCTCCCGGTATCCGGATGCACCATTATCCGAGTGAAGGGGAAAAACGGGAGGTAGGCAAAGCCATCATCGATTATTTATTCCCGTCCCGGGAAGATGCGGCGATACCGGTCATCGCAGTGACGGGAACGAATGGAAAAACGACAACGACCAGAATGATTCATTATTTCCTTTCGAATGATGACACCAAGGTTGGAATGACCAATTCAGATGGGGTCTATATAGGTGAAGACATATTGGATCAAGGTGATTGCAGCGGACCGATCAGTGCAAGGATGGTGCTGTCCCATCCTGAAGTGAATGCAGCGGTTTTGGAAACGGCACGAGGAGGAATCTTGCGTGAAGGCCTGGCCTTCCGCCAATGTGATGTGGGTGTCATTACGAATGTGAGTGAAGATCATCTCGGCTGTGATGGTATGGATACGATGGAGGATCTTGTGAAATTAAAGCGTCTGATAGCCGAAGTCGTTCTGGATACGGGGTATTGTATCCTGAATGCCGATGATCCGAAGGTGGCCGCAATGGGGGCATATACAGATGGGGAAGTCATTTATACCTCGACGGACGCCAATCAGCTGTTAGTGAAGGAAGCGATTAAAATGGGTCAAAAGGTTTGGTTCGTAAATGAACAAGGGATGATCCTGCATTCATCAGCAGGTGTCACACAGCCGTTCATGGATTGTACCATGATCCCCATCACGATTTCGGGGATGGCCCGTCATAATATCGCCAATTTGCTTCAGGCGCTGGCTGCAGCCCATACACAAGGCGTATCCATGGAAGAACTACGAAAGAAGGCAGTGACTTTTATGCCTGATACCAACTTGTCAAAAGGACGTTTCAATTTAAAGAAATTGAATGAGCGGACCATCATCATCGACTATGCCCATAATGAGGCGGGGTTGAAGGCAATATTCGAAACGGTGGGTGCCTATAACAGAAATCGACTTATCACCGTTCTGGCAGGTCCGGGAGACCGTGTTGATGAGGAGCTCATCAGGCTTGCCAAGGTGGCGGCCGTCCATTCCGATTTATTCATCATTAAGGAAGATGACGATTTACGGGGAAGGAAGCCACGCGAAGTAGCCGGGCTGCTCCAGGAAGCTGCGGAAGAAGCAGGGCTGCATAAGAATCGGGCCAGGATCGTTTTGAATGAGTTGGATGCATTCATGAACGCTTGGGAAGCATCTCGACCAGGAGATCTGTTACTTTTCTTCTACACGGATTTCGAATATGTCGAGCAGTTTTTTCAAAAGGTTTCCAGCGACAGCTTATCAAAAAAATGA
- the yidC gene encoding membrane protein insertase YidC translates to MKKKSVLLITVLILATVLMSGCSAAASGPFHTGLVNPMTKMLEFNANLFNGNYGLSIIMMTFFIRLVLLPLTAKQYKTQLSMKTKMNGLKPEMTAIQQKIKETKDPAKQKALQQEMMQLYQKHGVNPLNMGCLPLLIQMPILMGFYYAIKGSHEIATHNFLWFSLGQPNIAMAIIAGVIYYFQSVISMRQMPEEQQKQMKLMSLLSPVMILFISFSAPAALPLYWSIGGLFMIAQTIVLQRVYKKDHVSVPAGNETVIKKS, encoded by the coding sequence TTGAAAAAGAAAAGCGTGTTACTTATTACGGTACTGATCCTGGCAACGGTCCTTATGTCAGGTTGCTCTGCAGCTGCAAGCGGTCCATTTCATACAGGTTTGGTTAATCCAATGACGAAAATGCTTGAATTCAATGCCAATTTATTTAATGGTAACTATGGGTTGAGCATCATCATGATGACATTTTTCATCCGTCTTGTCCTGCTTCCATTGACTGCCAAGCAATATAAAACACAGCTCAGCATGAAAACGAAAATGAATGGCCTGAAACCTGAAATGACTGCCATCCAACAGAAGATTAAAGAAACGAAAGATCCGGCTAAACAAAAAGCCCTGCAGCAGGAAATGATGCAGCTTTACCAAAAGCATGGAGTCAACCCGTTAAACATGGGTTGTCTGCCACTATTGATCCAAATGCCGATCTTGATGGGTTTTTATTATGCGATTAAAGGATCCCATGAAATTGCGACACATAACTTCCTTTGGTTCAGCCTTGGCCAGCCGAATATTGCCATGGCGATTATTGCCGGTGTCATTTATTATTTCCAATCGGTCATATCCATGAGACAAATGCCCGAGGAACAGCAGAAACAAATGAAGCTGATGAGCCTGCTCTCGCCAGTGATGATTTTATTCATTTCTTTCTCCGCTCCTGCCGCCTTGCCATTGTATTGGTCAATCGGTGGATTATTCATGATCGCCCAGACGATCGTCCTGCAACGCGTATATAAAAAAGACCACGTCAGTGTCCCTGCCGGGAATGAGACGGTTATCAAAAAAAGCTAA
- a CDS encoding transporter — protein MKPYDSFNQHNNYYQPENDVYQNIHPQTNAHDLWAAPDLIENQQLAERMPGPPGPSGSYQGGGQASPPRPPQGGGPPHMAPPLFIPKLTGGMLQALDPGSMKGCLYQNTYVWLRNGRSFWFYPTYVGYNSVAGYRWRKSQQRWSYYGTDASEIQAFQCF, from the coding sequence ATGAAACCGTACGATTCGTTCAATCAACATAATAACTATTACCAACCTGAAAATGATGTTTATCAAAATATACACCCACAAACCAATGCTCATGATTTATGGGCAGCACCAGATTTAATTGAAAATCAACAATTGGCTGAAAGGATGCCTGGACCTCCTGGCCCGTCAGGCTCTTACCAGGGCGGGGGACAGGCAAGCCCGCCGCGGCCTCCACAAGGAGGGGGCCCGCCGCATATGGCGCCGCCTTTATTCATTCCAAAGCTTACTGGAGGTATGCTGCAGGCGTTAGATCCTGGTTCAATGAAAGGGTGCTTATACCAAAATACGTATGTTTGGCTAAGAAACGGCCGCTCGTTTTGGTTTTACCCCACTTATGTCGGCTATAATTCCGTAGCGGGCTATCGCTGGAGAAAAAGTCAGCAGCGATGGTCCTATTATGGAACCGACGCAAGTGAAATACAGGCCTTTCAATGCTTTTAA
- a CDS encoding glycerophosphodiester phosphodiesterase family protein: MIGFFLIILMIVLFLFALKLNGSKSVFQENFNIQHSPLKIGHRGAAGHCPENTVASYKKAIELGAEVLELDIHLSKDDVLVVHHDPTLDRTTSGKGRLRDYTAAELKEFDAGSWYHSRFKNERIPLLSEVFERFRTEAGFLIEIKHPSLYPGIEAKLAEELRKYIGSASFSNPIMVHSFDADSMRRFHLLMPEVQVGVLIKRRINDEALKEIAKFASFLNPKQTILDPKLQQRIQKHGMKVYTWTVNNKKRMRMFEKMKVDGIISDFPDYFSD, encoded by the coding sequence GTGATTGGATTTTTCTTGATAATTTTGATGATCGTACTTTTCCTCTTCGCCCTTAAACTGAACGGTTCGAAGAGTGTCTTCCAAGAGAACTTCAATATCCAGCATTCCCCCCTCAAAATCGGACATCGCGGCGCTGCCGGACATTGCCCTGAGAATACGGTCGCTTCTTATAAGAAGGCGATCGAATTGGGAGCTGAAGTGCTTGAGCTGGATATTCATCTTAGTAAGGATGATGTACTTGTGGTTCATCATGACCCGACGCTGGATCGGACGACAAGCGGTAAAGGAAGACTCCGCGATTACACAGCTGCCGAATTAAAGGAATTCGATGCCGGGAGCTGGTATCATTCACGTTTCAAAAACGAGCGGATTCCTTTATTAAGTGAAGTATTCGAAAGATTCCGGACCGAGGCTGGGTTCTTAATCGAAATCAAACACCCATCCCTTTATCCCGGCATTGAAGCAAAGCTAGCGGAAGAGCTAAGGAAGTACATCGGAAGCGCATCCTTTAGTAATCCGATCATGGTTCACTCGTTCGATGCGGATTCCATGAGAAGGTTTCATTTACTGATGCCTGAAGTACAAGTTGGGGTACTGATAAAGCGGAGGATCAATGACGAAGCATTAAAGGAAATAGCGAAGTTCGCTTCATTTTTAAATCCCAAGCAAACGATCCTGGATCCGAAGCTTCAGCAGCGGATTCAAAAGCATGGGATGAAGGTATATACTTGGACAGTCAACAATAAAAAACGGATGCGCATGTTCGAGAAAATGAAGGTAGACGGCATCATTTCAGATTTCCCTGATTATTTCTCGGATTGA